A stretch of DNA from Salinibaculum sp. SYNS191:
TTGCGTGATTTCACCCTCGACCGTCACCTCACCGACCGGGACGTCCGGCACGTCCGCGATGGGCACGATCGCCCCCGGCACCGCCTTTAGTTCCTCGAGGGTCTCCAGCACCGCCTTCGTGACGTCCCGCCCACGTTGCACCTTCTCGGCCAGCTGCTTCGCGACGACCGCTCTCGACCAGCCGCCCTGCACTTCGTCGCTGATCCGCATCGCCTGCTCGTTGACCTCCGCGAGTTCTTCTTGCGTCAGCTTCTCTCGGGGATCCGTGCGCTCCGCCGGCGCCGGCTCGTCACGGCCACACTGCTCGCTGACGACCTCTCGCGTGCGCTGCTCCCGACCGTCCTGCGTTCCCAGCTCGGCCTGGGCACTGATGCGCTCCAGTTCGGCTTCCCGCGCCTGAATGCGCTCCTCCTGTTCGAGGGTGACACCGTGAATCCGGTCCTCGCTCGTGTCCGCGATCCCGTCCGGGTGGTTCGCATCCACTTTCGCTTGCGTCTCCTGCTCGACCGCGGCCTCGAACTCCGGCGTCTCGTCGACGACCGGGAAGCCGTCTTCATCGACCGCCTGACCGCCCGCTTTCTCGAATGCCTGTTCATCGACCGAAACGACCTTTCCGCTAGCGTTGTTACTGGACATTGGAATCACTCACAAGGTGATTTCCGACGAAGGCGCTCACGCGCCGACACCGCGATGCTACCACATCGCGGTTTTCCGACGACAACGACCGACAGAACCATCTGCGCGCTCTCGCTCGCGCCTTCGCGAGCGCCCTACCGGGCGCGAGCGAGAGCGCGCCTGCATGAGGTGGCCCCAACCAGCACCGCGCGCCGACCCGCCCGGAGCGAGCGGCCAGCGGAGTAAGCGTGGGGGGTGAGCAGCCACGCCGCGCAACCCCTCGCGCTTACCCGCTGGCGCCGAGGGCACATGCACTTTAGCCCGGAACGGGCGCGGGCGGTGCGGAGAGCGCCCGCACGCCCGGAATGGTCGGTCGCGAGCGACGCGGAGGGCGGCAGCGGCGAGCGGGGCGGGCCGCTACGTACACACCTGTTCAGCTGGTTACGTCGCTCGGTGAGGCATCTAACGTCCTGGCGGACTCAGAAAGGGCGAGGCCGCCTCGGTCGTCCCCCGACCCCGCAAGCACCGCAGGCACGAGGCGCGCAGCGGTGGTCGCGGGACGTCGAGCGGCCGAGGGCTTTCAGGAGCAGTGTCTGTCCACGAATA
This window harbors:
- a CDS encoding DNA-binding protein; this translates as MSSNNASGKVVSVDEQAFEKAGGQAVDEDGFPVVDETPEFEAAVEQETQAKVDANHPDGIADTSEDRIHGVTLEQEERIQAREAELERISAQAELGTQDGREQRTREVVSEQCGRDEPAPAERTDPREKLTQEELAEVNEQAMRISDEVQGGWSRAVVAKQLAEKVQRGRDVTKAVLETLEELKAVPGAIVPIADVPDVPVGEVTVEGEITQLWDPSDTSISQVGLIEDDSGKIKFTIWEASRKTVVSEGETVRFRAVKKNWYQGRCSIAITGWSRIEFPERGRWWEE